In Marisediminicola antarctica, one DNA window encodes the following:
- the metX gene encoding homoserine O-acetyltransferase MetX: MDWQTPEDTVPSFFVTEANTRSMIGGPPASGAWREGDHPGDRQFIGIGAMQLEAGAPLPPVRVAYETWGTLNADRSNAVLVPHALTGDSHVIGAPGRGHPTRGWWGDLVGPGKAVDTDRWFVVAPNMLGGCQGTTGPASLAPDGREWGARFPFLTIRDQVQAQAAFSDAIGIDVWAGVIGGSMGGMHALEWAIEHPARVARVAVLAAPAFSSADQIAVNSVQLEAIRMDPAFAAGDYYDAADGDGPYRGLALARRMALLNYRSPGELNDRFERSWQSSLNPLGGDGKFAVESYLDFHGNKFTRRFDANSYLTLASAMSAHDVGRDRGGVDAALDRVTATSLVLGINSDRLFPVADQHVIARRLRSGISGREPVVIDSPFGHDGFLIESALVAPWVERLLAT, from the coding sequence ATGGACTGGCAGACACCCGAAGACACGGTCCCCTCGTTCTTCGTCACCGAGGCGAACACCCGATCCATGATCGGCGGTCCGCCGGCAAGCGGCGCCTGGCGAGAGGGCGATCACCCCGGCGACCGCCAGTTCATCGGAATCGGAGCGATGCAGCTCGAGGCGGGCGCGCCCCTGCCCCCCGTGCGCGTCGCCTATGAGACGTGGGGCACCCTCAACGCGGACCGCTCCAATGCCGTGCTCGTACCGCACGCCCTGACCGGCGACAGCCACGTGATCGGGGCGCCGGGACGCGGCCACCCCACCAGGGGCTGGTGGGGTGACCTTGTCGGACCGGGCAAGGCGGTCGACACCGACCGGTGGTTCGTGGTGGCGCCGAACATGCTGGGCGGATGCCAGGGCACCACCGGGCCGGCCTCGCTCGCCCCCGACGGCCGGGAATGGGGGGCGCGCTTCCCCTTTCTCACGATCCGCGACCAGGTGCAGGCGCAGGCGGCATTCTCGGATGCGATCGGCATCGACGTCTGGGCCGGCGTCATCGGCGGCTCGATGGGTGGGATGCATGCGCTCGAGTGGGCCATCGAGCATCCTGCCCGCGTCGCCCGGGTGGCTGTGCTCGCCGCTCCGGCCTTCAGTAGCGCTGACCAGATCGCGGTCAACTCCGTGCAGCTCGAGGCGATTCGCATGGATCCCGCGTTTGCCGCCGGCGACTACTACGATGCGGCCGACGGAGACGGGCCATATCGCGGCCTCGCTCTCGCCCGACGGATGGCGCTGCTCAACTACCGCTCGCCCGGCGAACTCAACGACCGGTTTGAGCGGAGCTGGCAGAGCAGCCTCAACCCGCTGGGGGGCGACGGCAAGTTCGCCGTCGAGAGCTACCTCGACTTCCACGGCAATAAGTTCACCCGACGGTTCGACGCCAACAGTTACCTGACGCTCGCGAGCGCCATGAGCGCGCACGACGTGGGCCGTGACCGCGGCGGTGTGGATGCCGCCCTCGACCGGGTGACCGCGACGAGTCTTGTGCTCGGCATCAACAGCGACCGGCTTTTCCCCGTCGCCGACCAGCACGTCATCGCCCGTCGACTTCGATCCGGGATCTCCGGCCGCGAGCCGGTGGTCATCGACTCGCCCTTCGGACACGACGGATTCCTCATCGAGAGCGCGCTCGTCGCGCCGTGGGTCGAGCGTCTTCTCGCGACCTGA
- a CDS encoding uracil-DNA glycosylase, which yields MGGLDPGWATALAPVSPQIAALEEFLEAETAAGRGLLPEPGKVLRAFTDPFADVRVLIVGQDPYPTPGHPIGLSFAVDPHVHPLPRSLQNIYHELRDDLGVHTPEHGDLGAWAGRGVLLLNRVLTVSPGESGSHRGRGWETVTEHAIRMLVARDAPLVAILWGRQAASVRPALGATRVIESAHPSPLSARRGFFGSRPFSRANAMLAELGAAPMDWSLTPDSA from the coding sequence ATGGGCGGACTCGACCCGGGCTGGGCCACTGCGCTCGCGCCGGTCTCGCCGCAGATCGCCGCGCTCGAGGAGTTCCTTGAGGCGGAGACGGCCGCCGGTCGCGGGCTCCTGCCCGAGCCGGGCAAGGTGCTGCGCGCCTTTACCGACCCGTTCGCCGACGTGCGGGTGCTGATCGTGGGACAGGACCCGTACCCGACGCCCGGGCATCCGATCGGCCTGAGCTTCGCCGTCGACCCGCACGTGCACCCGCTGCCGCGCAGCCTCCAGAACATCTACCACGAGCTGCGCGACGACCTCGGGGTGCACACGCCGGAGCACGGCGACCTCGGCGCGTGGGCCGGGCGCGGGGTGCTGCTGCTCAACCGAGTGCTCACCGTGTCGCCCGGGGAGTCCGGCTCGCACCGCGGGAGGGGCTGGGAAACCGTGACCGAGCATGCCATCCGGATGCTCGTGGCCAGGGATGCACCGCTCGTCGCAATCCTCTGGGGGCGGCAGGCGGCATCGGTGCGCCCGGCTCTCGGCGCGACCAGGGTGATCGAGTCGGCGCACCCGAGCCCACTCTCGGCGAGACGCGGATTCTTCGGATCCCGGCCGTTCAGCCGCGCCAACGCGATGCTCGCCGAACTTGGCGCGGCCCCGATGGACTGGTCGCTGACGCCCGACTCTGCTTGA
- a CDS encoding sensor histidine kinase codes for MEQFAHERDRLLRSTARGLGLASLVVCLVCLAIPGVVPLGTLLSTIPLFAVFVFCLVRLGSSGSVLWPVLGIAAGLSILVLVQVPFDGTTTPAAATSLVTLAGGGIAALAIVLTGSLPRILILATGLIASTALVELAVPGARVLSSQSATVLLGWALCATFAYWLSATVPRAARQIYSIGRAHRAERQASETEAQRRQGARLLHDTVLATLTLLAHSGVGVAPTALQQQAGDDARLLRQLRLGGTPVPQSSEHFNVEPVEESALGHTLESVKQRFGRMGLEVSWHGTGQVLLPSDVLDAFLLALAECLENVRRHAGVTDAHVTITDDETTVRAMVTDAGVGFSLDDIDSARLGFKDSVVGRLKEVGGNARLFSSPGAGTTVVLEVPR; via the coding sequence GTGGAACAATTTGCGCACGAACGCGACCGCCTGCTTCGGAGCACCGCGCGCGGACTCGGTCTCGCCAGTCTCGTCGTCTGCCTCGTCTGCCTGGCGATCCCGGGGGTCGTGCCGCTCGGCACGCTCCTGTCGACGATCCCCCTCTTCGCGGTGTTCGTCTTCTGCCTGGTCCGACTCGGTTCGAGCGGCTCGGTGCTCTGGCCGGTTCTGGGCATTGCAGCGGGATTGTCGATTCTCGTCCTCGTCCAGGTGCCGTTCGACGGCACCACGACGCCTGCGGCGGCGACCTCGCTTGTCACTCTCGCGGGTGGGGGCATCGCCGCCCTCGCAATCGTGCTGACCGGCAGCCTCCCGCGCATCCTGATCCTCGCAACGGGCCTCATCGCGAGTACCGCGCTCGTCGAGCTCGCGGTCCCCGGTGCTCGCGTGCTGTCCTCACAGAGCGCGACGGTGCTTCTCGGCTGGGCCCTGTGCGCGACCTTCGCGTACTGGTTGAGCGCGACGGTGCCGCGGGCGGCCCGGCAGATCTACAGTATCGGCCGGGCACACCGGGCGGAGCGCCAGGCGAGCGAGACCGAGGCGCAGCGACGACAGGGCGCCCGGCTGCTGCACGACACCGTGTTGGCCACGCTCACCCTTCTCGCCCACTCCGGCGTCGGGGTCGCGCCCACGGCGCTGCAGCAGCAGGCCGGCGACGACGCGAGGCTGTTGCGCCAGCTCCGCCTCGGCGGCACCCCCGTTCCGCAGTCGTCCGAGCACTTCAACGTCGAGCCCGTCGAGGAGTCTGCTCTCGGGCACACCCTCGAATCGGTCAAGCAGCGATTCGGGCGGATGGGCCTCGAGGTGAGCTGGCACGGGACCGGCCAGGTGCTCCTGCCGAGCGACGTGCTCGACGCGTTCCTCCTCGCGCTCGCCGAGTGCCTCGAAAACGTGCGCCGACACGCCGGGGTGACGGATGCCCACGTGACGATCACCGACGACGAGACGACGGTGCGTGCCATGGTGACGGATGCCGGTGTCGGCTTCAGCCTCGATGACATCGACTCCGCTCGCCTCGGGTTCAAGGACTCGGTCGTCGGTCGCCTCAAGGAGGTCGGCGGCAACGCACGCCTGTTCTCCTCCCCGGGCGCCGGAACGACCGTCGTACTCGAGGTCCCCCGGTGA
- a CDS encoding glycosyltransferase 87 family protein: MMPVSVGSGGEQEQPRGLDGGPADAPWRRAARASLVLWAGFLLVHAVLIALNIFGYGWPLGDITVYRFWTDQATGADYWVGIDAPWVYPILALVPMLAAQLGTQIADAIPALSLATVGPDAYVAGWLVTVTLLNALAFGVLTGRGTRPGRAAAGWWWLLFLLALGPIALGRIDSVTVSLSVVAVTLIASRPRVAALILTIAAWIKVWPGAIVIAIVAASRDRWRVLATAVGASIAVVAVTLSFGSGANVFSFVTEQTGRGLQVEAPVTTAWMWLAWAGLADASVYYDDSILTWQVSGEGTGLVGSLMTPVLLLAVAAITAVALVSLRRGADAAALLPPLVLALLTGMIAFQKVGSPQFISWLAVPVILGLVTHSERRGARFVVPAALVVLIAGLTHVIYPYLYGYLLGVFPAMLLVLTLRNLLLFVVLGWAVVAIVSSAPRSGEPGDPGPRERLRGARAFR; the protein is encoded by the coding sequence GTGATGCCGGTGTCCGTCGGGTCCGGCGGGGAGCAGGAGCAGCCGCGAGGGCTGGACGGTGGCCCCGCGGATGCCCCCTGGCGCCGCGCCGCCCGGGCTTCGCTGGTGCTGTGGGCGGGGTTCCTGCTCGTGCACGCCGTGCTCATCGCCCTGAACATCTTCGGCTACGGCTGGCCGCTCGGCGACATCACCGTCTACCGCTTCTGGACCGATCAGGCCACCGGTGCCGACTACTGGGTCGGCATCGACGCGCCATGGGTGTATCCGATCCTCGCGCTGGTGCCGATGCTCGCCGCGCAGCTCGGCACCCAGATCGCCGACGCGATCCCTGCACTATCACTCGCCACTGTCGGCCCGGACGCCTACGTGGCCGGCTGGCTCGTGACGGTGACGCTGCTCAACGCGCTCGCGTTCGGAGTGCTCACCGGTCGAGGCACGCGCCCGGGTCGCGCGGCAGCCGGCTGGTGGTGGCTTCTGTTCCTGCTGGCGCTCGGTCCGATCGCCCTCGGCCGCATCGACTCGGTCACCGTGTCGCTCTCCGTCGTCGCCGTGACCCTGATCGCGTCCCGGCCGCGCGTCGCAGCGTTGATACTCACGATCGCGGCGTGGATCAAGGTGTGGCCGGGCGCGATCGTTATCGCGATCGTCGCCGCGAGCCGGGACCGCTGGCGTGTGCTCGCGACGGCGGTCGGCGCGAGCATCGCGGTGGTGGCCGTGACGCTCTCCTTTGGCAGCGGCGCGAACGTCTTCAGCTTCGTGACCGAGCAGACCGGGCGGGGGCTGCAGGTCGAGGCGCCGGTCACGACCGCGTGGATGTGGCTCGCCTGGGCGGGCTTGGCCGACGCGAGCGTCTACTACGACGACAGCATCCTCACCTGGCAGGTGAGTGGCGAGGGCACCGGCCTGGTCGGCTCGCTCATGACACCGGTGCTGCTGCTCGCCGTCGCGGCGATCACCGCCGTCGCGCTGGTCTCACTGCGCCGGGGGGCGGATGCCGCGGCGCTGCTGCCGCCACTTGTGCTCGCACTGCTCACGGGCATGATCGCGTTCCAGAAGGTCGGCTCGCCGCAGTTCATCTCCTGGCTGGCCGTGCCCGTGATTCTGGGTCTGGTGACGCACTCCGAGCGGAGGGGAGCGCGCTTCGTGGTCCCCGCGGCGCTTGTGGTGTTGATCGCGGGCCTCACCCACGTGATCTACCCCTACCTGTACGGGTACCTGCTCGGGGTCTTCCCGGCGATGCTCCTCGTGCTGACCCTGCGCAACCTGCTGCTGTTCGTGGTGCTGGGCTGGGCTGTTGTCGCGATCGTGTCGAGTGCGCCTAGATCGGGGGAGCCGGGGGATCCTGGCCCTCGAGAGCGGCTTCGAGGCGCTCGAGCTTTCCGGTGA
- a CDS encoding MFS transporter, whose protein sequence is MVRRFVPALTPARARLALLALALGGFGIGATEFVAMGLLPNLAQDLLPGLYADSPTVANARAGWLVSAYALGVVVGAPTIAALAARFPRKKLLLVLVAAFTIGTVASSLLPSFGLVIAARFVAGLPHGAYFGVAALVAASIMGPGKRGQGVALVLSGLTIANVIGVPTITYLGQVTSWRIAYLAVAAIFAATFVAIAYLVPFQPGDPDATMRRELRAFGRIQVWLALLIGAVGFGGFFAVYTFISPLVTEVTRLGPGFVPVVLVVVGVGMTLGNFLGGWTADRNVMGSIFTYFGLFVIALTGLALTAQTTVGLLGFVFLIGFAASALSPAIQTRLMDVAGDSQTLAAAVNHASLNLGNALGALLGGVTIAAGFGYVSPTWVGLTLCAPGIALAVTALLLQRRRVPEPALAPV, encoded by the coding sequence ATGGTTCGCCGCTTCGTGCCTGCCCTCACCCCCGCCCGCGCACGCCTCGCGCTGCTCGCGCTCGCGCTCGGCGGCTTCGGCATCGGCGCGACCGAATTCGTGGCTATGGGGCTGCTACCGAATCTCGCCCAGGACCTCCTGCCGGGCCTCTACGCCGACTCGCCGACGGTGGCCAACGCGCGGGCAGGGTGGCTCGTCTCGGCCTACGCGCTCGGCGTCGTCGTCGGCGCGCCGACGATCGCGGCGCTCGCGGCCCGTTTTCCGCGGAAGAAGCTGCTTCTCGTGCTCGTCGCGGCCTTCACGATCGGCACGGTGGCGTCCTCGCTGCTGCCGAGCTTCGGCCTCGTGATCGCCGCGCGGTTCGTCGCCGGGCTGCCGCACGGCGCCTACTTCGGCGTGGCTGCGCTCGTTGCGGCCTCGATCATGGGGCCGGGCAAGCGAGGGCAGGGCGTCGCACTCGTGCTCTCCGGTCTCACGATCGCGAACGTGATCGGTGTGCCGACGATCACCTACCTCGGGCAGGTGACGAGCTGGCGCATCGCCTACCTCGCCGTCGCGGCCATCTTCGCGGCCACATTCGTGGCGATCGCGTACCTCGTTCCGTTCCAGCCCGGGGATCCTGACGCGACGATGCGGCGTGAGCTGCGCGCGTTCGGGCGCATCCAGGTTTGGCTCGCCCTGCTCATCGGCGCGGTCGGCTTCGGCGGGTTCTTCGCGGTGTACACGTTCATCTCCCCGCTCGTCACTGAGGTCACCCGGCTCGGCCCGGGATTCGTGCCCGTCGTGCTCGTCGTCGTCGGGGTCGGCATGACCCTCGGCAACTTCCTGGGCGGCTGGACGGCCGATCGCAACGTGATGGGATCGATCTTCACCTACTTCGGACTGTTCGTCATCGCGCTCACCGGGCTCGCCCTCACCGCCCAGACCACCGTCGGCCTGCTGGGGTTCGTGTTCCTGATCGGCTTCGCCGCATCCGCCCTCTCACCCGCCATCCAGACCCGGCTCATGGACGTGGCAGGCGACAGCCAGACGCTCGCCGCGGCCGTCAACCACGCCTCGCTCAACCTCGGCAATGCCCTCGGCGCGCTGCTTGGCGGAGTGACCATCGCCGCCGGGTTCGGGTATGTCTCGCCAACCTGGGTCGGTCTCACCCTCTGCGCCCCTGGTATCGCACTGGCCGTCACCGCGCTGCTGCTGCAGCGCCGCCGCGTGCCCGAGCCAGCGCTCGCGCCGGTGTAA
- a CDS encoding response regulator transcription factor gives MAERTLRSPQPFTRVAIVDGHRMVLDGLLAHVEARQVDIEIVIHETTWLGMLAHADFPVDVVVLDLNLNDGIPIGTKIRALTAAGAATVVISRHADAGSIHSSLTAGALAFVPKTDSADELISAVRTVATGRRYLSRLTSATLDGQQLGRDPGLGQQEQRTIVLYAAGRSIKEVAEHMGTTEETVKSYIKRARRKYLQIGVDVGTKVLLRRRGINEGWLTPE, from the coding sequence GTGGCCGAACGCACACTGCGCTCACCCCAGCCGTTCACGCGCGTCGCGATCGTCGACGGCCACAGGATGGTCCTCGACGGGCTGCTGGCCCATGTAGAGGCCCGTCAGGTCGACATCGAGATCGTCATCCACGAGACGACCTGGCTCGGCATGCTTGCCCACGCGGACTTCCCCGTCGACGTCGTCGTGCTTGACCTGAACCTCAACGACGGTATCCCGATCGGCACGAAGATCAGGGCGTTGACGGCCGCCGGCGCCGCGACCGTCGTGATCAGCAGACACGCGGACGCCGGCTCCATCCACAGCTCGCTCACTGCGGGTGCACTCGCGTTCGTGCCCAAGACCGATTCCGCCGACGAGCTCATCAGCGCAGTGCGCACTGTCGCGACCGGGCGGCGCTACCTGAGCCGGCTCACCTCGGCGACACTCGACGGCCAGCAACTCGGCCGCGACCCCGGGCTCGGCCAGCAGGAGCAACGGACGATCGTGCTCTACGCGGCCGGCCGATCGATCAAAGAGGTGGCGGAGCACATGGGAACGACCGAAGAGACCGTCAAGTCGTATATCAAGAGGGCCCGCCGCAAATACCTCCAGATCGGCGTGGACGTGGGGACAAAGGTTCTTCTCCGACGGCGTGGCATTAACGAAGGTTGGCTCACGCCCGAGTAG
- a CDS encoding SDR family NAD(P)-dependent oxidoreductase, which translates to MATRRVVVTGASSGIGAAAVRLFRAHGWDVVGIARRVDRLEQLAAETGAEVFVADVTQAADVDALRAHLAAGGPVHALVNNAGGAFGMASVEDSDADDWLRMLDVNVVAVKRVTSALLPLLREGAADSGVADIVTITSIAGHVPYEGGGGYNASKFAAHALMGVLRLELAGEPIRVIEIAPGMVKTDEFSLVRFAGDQARADAVYDNVPNPLSAEDIAAAIVHAVELPSHINLDLVTIKPVAQAAPHKVVRGALTPRRPQSQQTQG; encoded by the coding sequence GTGGCTACACGGCGAGTGGTGGTGACCGGGGCGAGTTCCGGGATCGGTGCGGCGGCGGTGCGGCTGTTTCGCGCCCACGGTTGGGATGTCGTCGGTATCGCCCGGCGGGTTGATCGACTGGAGCAACTCGCGGCCGAGACTGGCGCGGAGGTCTTCGTCGCCGACGTGACGCAGGCCGCGGACGTCGATGCGCTGCGCGCGCATCTGGCGGCGGGCGGGCCGGTGCATGCGCTGGTGAACAACGCCGGCGGCGCCTTCGGGATGGCGTCGGTCGAAGACAGCGACGCGGACGACTGGCTGCGGATGCTCGACGTCAACGTCGTCGCGGTGAAGCGGGTCACCAGCGCGCTGCTTCCACTGCTGCGCGAGGGGGCAGCGGATTCCGGGGTGGCTGACATCGTGACCATCACCTCGATCGCCGGTCACGTTCCCTATGAGGGCGGCGGCGGGTACAACGCGTCGAAGTTCGCCGCGCACGCGCTCATGGGCGTGCTGCGCCTTGAGCTCGCGGGTGAACCGATCCGTGTGATCGAGATCGCGCCCGGCATGGTGAAGACCGACGAGTTCAGTCTCGTAAGGTTCGCGGGCGACCAGGCGAGGGCGGATGCCGTCTACGACAACGTGCCGAACCCGCTGTCGGCCGAGGACATCGCGGCGGCGATCGTGCACGCCGTCGAGTTGCCCTCGCACATCAACCTCGATCTCGTGACGATTAAGCCGGTCGCCCAGGCGGCCCCGCACAAGGTTGTGCGCGGCGCACTCACTCCGCGCCGGCCGCAGAGCCAGCAGACGCAGGGCTAG
- a CDS encoding response regulator transcription factor — protein sequence MTENRIRLALVDDHRMLLGALTEWIRGAASDIDMVAACASWPELLTHPQFPVDVVLLDLDLKDNLPISLKISTLKTAGVKTVLMSTYSEPNVVREALAAGALGYLVKSEDAGMIVEAIRSAAKGESYISAELDLALNADDVGGAPKLSAQERRVMALYGGGEPVKTVAYQLDISEETAKSYLKRIREKYRVAGIDVGTKVALRKRAIQDGILLQTEMPGSY from the coding sequence ATGACTGAAAACCGGATTCGCCTTGCCTTGGTCGATGACCACCGGATGCTGCTCGGCGCGCTGACCGAATGGATCCGCGGCGCCGCGAGCGACATCGACATGGTCGCTGCCTGCGCATCGTGGCCGGAGCTGCTGACGCACCCGCAGTTTCCAGTCGACGTCGTGCTCCTCGACCTCGACCTCAAGGACAACCTCCCGATCTCGCTCAAAATCTCGACCCTCAAGACGGCCGGCGTGAAAACGGTGCTCATGAGCACCTACTCCGAGCCCAATGTCGTGCGTGAGGCTCTCGCGGCCGGCGCCCTCGGCTATCTGGTCAAGAGCGAAGACGCCGGGATGATCGTCGAGGCGATCCGCTCGGCGGCGAAGGGCGAGTCCTACATCTCGGCCGAGCTCGATCTCGCGCTCAACGCGGACGACGTGGGCGGTGCGCCGAAGCTCAGCGCCCAGGAGCGACGCGTCATGGCGCTGTACGGCGGTGGCGAGCCCGTGAAGACAGTCGCGTACCAGCTCGACATCTCCGAGGAGACGGCGAAGTCCTACCTCAAGCGGATCCGGGAGAAGTACCGAGTCGCGGGTATCGATGTCGGCACCAAGGTGGCGCTGCGCAAGCGAGCGATTCAGGACGGCATCCTGCTGCAGACGGAGATGCCCGGAAGCTACTAA
- a CDS encoding bifunctional o-acetylhomoserine/o-acetylserine sulfhydrylase: MSDTSAWKFETKQIHSGAAPDPVTNARATPIYQTTSYVFNDAEHAKNLFALAEFGNIYTRIQNPTQAVVEERVAALEGGTAALLLASGQSATTIAVLNIAQAGDHIVSSSSIYGGTYNLFKYTLAKLGIQTTFVENQDDPAEWERAVRPNTKLFFAETIGNPRINILDIASVASVAHSAGVPLIVDNTIATPYLIRPFEHGADIIVHSATKFLGGHGTVIGGIIVDGGKFEWSKNVDKFPGLTEPDPSYHGASYTTVLGDGIAYIIKARVQLLRDLGASIAPASAWQLIQGIETLSLRIERHVKNAQAVAEWLDSHDDVATVFYAGLPSSPWYAAANTYAPLGVGAVLSFELKGGVDAGRALVNNAGLFSHLANIGDVRSLIIHPASTTHSQLTPEQQLTSGVTPGLVRLSIGLENIDDILADLSAGLEAARSAAASNAA; encoded by the coding sequence GTGAGCGACACCAGCGCCTGGAAATTCGAGACGAAGCAGATCCATTCGGGGGCGGCACCCGACCCCGTAACGAACGCGCGGGCCACTCCGATCTACCAGACCACGTCCTACGTCTTCAACGACGCCGAGCACGCCAAGAACCTGTTCGCCCTTGCTGAATTCGGGAACATCTACACGCGCATCCAGAACCCCACCCAGGCCGTCGTCGAGGAGCGCGTCGCCGCTCTCGAGGGCGGAACCGCTGCGCTGCTGCTCGCCTCTGGCCAGTCCGCGACGACGATCGCCGTTCTCAATATCGCCCAGGCTGGCGACCACATCGTGTCGTCGTCGTCGATCTACGGCGGCACCTACAACCTCTTCAAGTACACCCTCGCAAAGCTCGGCATCCAGACGACCTTCGTCGAGAACCAGGACGACCCCGCCGAGTGGGAGCGCGCGGTGCGACCGAACACGAAGCTCTTCTTCGCCGAGACGATCGGCAACCCGCGCATCAACATCCTCGACATTGCCTCGGTCGCCTCGGTCGCGCACAGCGCCGGAGTTCCGCTCATCGTCGACAATACGATCGCGACGCCGTACCTCATCCGCCCGTTCGAGCACGGCGCCGACATCATCGTGCACTCCGCCACGAAGTTCCTCGGCGGCCACGGCACCGTGATCGGCGGAATCATCGTCGACGGCGGCAAGTTCGAGTGGAGCAAGAACGTCGACAAGTTCCCCGGGCTCACCGAGCCGGACCCGAGCTACCACGGCGCCAGCTACACAACGGTACTCGGCGACGGCATCGCCTACATCATCAAGGCGCGCGTGCAGCTGCTGCGCGACCTCGGCGCCTCGATCGCTCCCGCAAGCGCATGGCAGCTCATCCAGGGCATCGAGACCCTGAGCCTGCGCATCGAGCGCCACGTGAAGAACGCCCAGGCGGTCGCCGAGTGGCTCGACAGCCACGACGACGTCGCCACCGTCTTCTACGCCGGGCTCCCGTCCAGCCCCTGGTACGCCGCAGCGAACACCTACGCACCGCTCGGCGTCGGCGCGGTGCTGTCGTTCGAGCTCAAGGGCGGGGTCGATGCCGGGCGTGCGCTCGTCAATAACGCCGGCCTGTTCAGCCACCTCGCCAACATCGGCGACGTGCGCAGCCTCATCATCCACCCGGCCTCCACGACCCACTCGCAGCTCACACCCGAACAGCAGCTCACCTCCGGAGTCACCCCCGGCCTCGTGCGGCTGTCGATCGGCCTCGAGAACATCGACGACATCCTCGCCGACCTCTCGGCCGGCCTCGAGGCTGCACGCTCCGCCGCCGCGTCCAACGCGGCCTGA
- a CDS encoding acyltransferase family protein has product MTKSEAALESDPSGKPRPKAPRPRVPVWDNARFATVTLVVIGHGIQRLTADSDNALALYLFIYAFHMPAFAIISGYFSKTGPPTVGGLKKVITDILLPYFIMETIWTLVKFLVEGYAEFNPSQPSWTLWFLLALGIFRVILPYLSLVRWPLFWALLFSFGVGYLSNVDSTFSLSRAIGILPFFVLGWKLREWGLIDRWSLVTTTTWWIRCAAIAVFAAWLAIVVTFIDVWRSMDLRFWFFYDDSYTGLGEDQWWAGLFRLALIVVAVILSGAFFVLIPRSETWFTGFGQSTMYIYLLHSFVLYPIRETGVLRGDHSSATWLLGMVFASIAISIVLASPFIRWLFRPIIEPKPRWLFLDRDPGVEPRPRRKPRRQSRVDPTGSRRDR; this is encoded by the coding sequence ATGACTAAGTCCGAAGCGGCTCTCGAAAGCGACCCGTCAGGGAAGCCGCGCCCGAAGGCGCCGCGCCCGCGAGTGCCGGTCTGGGACAACGCCCGTTTCGCCACCGTCACACTCGTCGTGATCGGGCACGGAATCCAGCGGCTCACCGCCGACTCGGACAACGCGCTCGCCCTCTACCTGTTCATCTACGCGTTCCATATGCCCGCGTTCGCCATCATCAGCGGGTACTTCTCGAAGACCGGGCCGCCGACGGTGGGTGGCCTGAAGAAGGTCATCACCGACATCCTGCTGCCGTACTTCATCATGGAGACGATCTGGACGCTCGTGAAGTTCCTCGTCGAGGGCTACGCGGAGTTCAACCCGTCCCAACCGTCGTGGACGCTCTGGTTCCTGCTTGCGCTGGGTATCTTCCGGGTGATCCTCCCCTACTTGTCGCTGGTGCGCTGGCCGCTGTTCTGGGCTCTGCTGTTCTCGTTCGGCGTCGGGTACCTGTCCAACGTCGACAGCACATTCTCACTGTCGCGGGCGATCGGCATCCTGCCCTTCTTCGTGCTCGGCTGGAAGCTGCGGGAGTGGGGCCTCATCGACCGCTGGAGCCTCGTCACCACGACAACGTGGTGGATCCGCTGCGCGGCGATCGCCGTGTTCGCCGCCTGGCTTGCCATCGTCGTCACGTTCATCGACGTCTGGCGGAGTATGGACCTGAGGTTCTGGTTCTTCTATGACGACTCCTACACGGGTCTCGGCGAGGACCAGTGGTGGGCCGGACTCTTCCGGCTCGCGCTCATCGTGGTCGCGGTCATTCTGAGCGGCGCGTTCTTCGTGCTGATTCCGCGCTCGGAGACCTGGTTCACCGGCTTCGGCCAGTCGACAATGTACATCTACCTGCTGCACAGCTTCGTGCTCTACCCGATTCGCGAAACCGGCGTGCTGCGCGGCGACCACTCCTCGGCCACGTGGCTGCTCGGCATGGTCTTCGCCAGCATCGCGATCTCGATCGTGCTCGCTAGCCCCTTCATCCGGTGGCTGTTCCGACCGATCATCGAGCCCAAGCCGCGCTGGCTGTTTCTCGACCGCGACCCCGGGGTGGAGCCTCGGCCGCGGCGGAAGCCCCGGCGCCAGTCTCGTGTCGACCCGACCGGCTCGCGCCGCGACCGCTGA
- a CDS encoding thiamine-binding protein: MLVSFSVAPSGTGNDDGSVHDAVAAAVRIVRESGLPNHTDAMFTTIEGDWDSVFDVIKRATEAVGAYGSRVSLVLKADIRPGWSGELTGKLERLEAALEGQDPPAPPI; this comes from the coding sequence ATGCTCGTTTCCTTCTCAGTGGCCCCGTCCGGAACCGGTAACGACGACGGATCGGTGCACGACGCCGTCGCCGCGGCCGTGCGCATCGTGCGCGAGTCCGGCCTGCCGAACCACACCGATGCCATGTTCACGACCATCGAGGGCGACTGGGACAGCGTCTTCGACGTCATCAAGCGCGCGACGGAGGCGGTCGGCGCCTACGGCTCGCGCGTCTCCCTCGTGCTCAAGGCAGATATCCGGCCGGGCTGGTCGGGAGAGCTCACCGGAAAGCTCGAGCGCCTCGAAGCCGCTCTCGAGGGCCAGGATCCCCCGGCTCCCCCGATCTAG